One region of Deinococcus koreensis genomic DNA includes:
- a CDS encoding carbohydrate ABC transporter permease has translation MHTQRRLTPFLFLSPAVVVLAVVGIYPLVFAAWVSLHTYLLAQPNIPRDFVWFSNYLTVLRDGSFWGAIGRTLIYLAVSLPIQIALGLGIALLLRRGPWARLRGFARVSLVIPLAMTPVVTGLIGRLIFNQDFGVVNFAVNSVTGRTVGIEWLGHPTLAFVTILLLEIWQWTPFAALIFLSGLTAVPAEVEEAATLETRSFWAMLRHIQLPFLLPALTAILILRTADILKQFDMVYTLTSGGPGSSTELINLYITRIGLRGAFDQGVASAQALLMLILTTVLSRLYIRYLYRGDDA, from the coding sequence ATGCATACCCAACGACGCCTCACCCCGTTCCTGTTCCTGAGTCCGGCCGTGGTGGTGCTGGCCGTGGTGGGGATCTACCCGCTGGTGTTCGCCGCCTGGGTCTCGCTGCACACCTACCTGCTGGCCCAGCCCAACATCCCTCGCGACTTCGTGTGGTTCAGCAATTACCTGACGGTGCTGCGAGACGGGTCGTTCTGGGGCGCCATCGGCCGCACGCTGATCTACCTGGCGGTGTCCCTGCCCATCCAGATCGCGCTGGGCCTGGGGATTGCCCTGCTGCTGCGGCGCGGCCCCTGGGCGCGGCTGCGCGGCTTTGCACGCGTGTCCCTGGTGATCCCGCTGGCCATGACCCCGGTGGTCACCGGCCTGATCGGGCGCCTGATCTTCAACCAGGACTTCGGGGTGGTCAATTTCGCCGTGAACAGCGTGACCGGAAGGACGGTCGGGATCGAGTGGCTGGGCCATCCCACGCTGGCCTTCGTGACCATCCTGCTGCTGGAGATCTGGCAGTGGACGCCCTTCGCCGCGCTGATCTTCCTGTCGGGCCTGACCGCCGTGCCCGCCGAGGTCGAGGAGGCCGCCACCCTGGAAACGCGCTCCTTCTGGGCGATGCTGCGCCACATCCAGCTGCCCTTCCTGCTCCCCGCCCTGACCGCCATCCTGATCCTGCGCACGGCCGACATCCTCAAGCAGTTCGACATGGTCTACACCCTGACCAGCGGCGGCCCCGGCAGCTCGACCGAGCTGATCAACCTGTACATCACGCGCATCGGGCTGCGCGGGGCCTTCGATCAGGGCGTGGCCTCGGCCCAGGCGCTGCTGATGCTCATCCTCACCACCGTGCTCTCGCGCCTGTATATCCGCTATCTGTACCGGGGAGACGACGCGTGA
- a CDS encoding carbohydrate ABC transporter permease — translation MTTRPSPSVTQPTSADQLAVRRARRGRRVKSALHGLGLIVVLLCTLFPFFWMVSTSLKTTNQIVAKPPLLVFQGTLEHYRTILGEQYQVGGSLVNSLIVATSATLLAVLLGTPAAYALARFDFRRKDDLWFWFISNRFMSPVVIILPVYLLASQLRLIGNPALLIAMYLTFSIPVVVWICTDQFRSIPRELDEAAMVDGASPGFIFLRIALPLALPGVVVSSILSFIFNWNELLFALFLTRGDGVTAPVRATSFLSGYDVPWGAIMATGTLIVLPVVIFSLLVSRHLVKGLTMGAIK, via the coding sequence GTGACCACCCGGCCCAGTCCATCCGTAACCCAGCCGACCAGTGCCGACCAGCTCGCCGTGCGGCGCGCCCGGCGCGGCCGCCGCGTGAAGTCGGCGCTGCATGGCCTGGGCCTGATCGTGGTGCTGCTGTGCACGCTGTTTCCCTTTTTCTGGATGGTCAGCACGTCTCTGAAGACCACCAACCAGATCGTGGCCAAGCCGCCGCTGCTGGTCTTCCAGGGCACCCTGGAGCACTACCGCACCATCCTGGGCGAGCAGTACCAGGTGGGCGGCAGCCTGGTGAATTCGCTGATCGTGGCGACCAGCGCCACCCTGCTGGCCGTGCTGCTGGGCACCCCCGCCGCCTACGCGCTGGCCCGCTTCGACTTCAGGCGCAAGGACGACCTGTGGTTCTGGTTCATCTCCAACCGCTTCATGTCGCCCGTGGTAATCATCCTGCCGGTGTACCTGCTGGCCTCGCAGCTGCGCCTGATCGGCAACCCGGCGCTCCTGATCGCCATGTACCTGACCTTCTCCATTCCGGTGGTGGTGTGGATCTGCACGGACCAGTTCCGCTCGATTCCACGCGAACTCGACGAGGCCGCGATGGTGGACGGCGCCTCGCCCGGCTTCATCTTCCTGCGGATCGCGCTGCCGCTGGCGCTGCCCGGCGTGGTCGTCTCCAGCATCCTGAGCTTCATCTTCAACTGGAACGAACTGCTCTTCGCGCTGTTCCTGACGCGCGGTGACGGCGTGACCGCGCCCGTGCGCGCCACCTCCTTCCTGAGCGGCTACGACGTGCCCTGGGGCGCCATCATGGCCACCGGCACGCTGATCGTGCTGCCCGTGGTGATCTTCTCGCTGCTGGTCTCGCGCCACCTCGTCAAGGGCCTGACGATGGGGGCGATCAAATAG
- a CDS encoding glucose 1-dehydrogenase yields the protein MTQPPGAAATFDFSGRRALVTGAGKGIGREIVAFLTRCGADVVALSRDQGDLDSLSRETGCVGVAVDLGSADGARRAAKTAGPVDLLVNNAGIALLQPFLDTTPDAFDQTMAVNVRAALTVSQVVARGLIQRGAPGAIVNVSSQSSMVGLPLHAAYCASKGALDQLTRVMAIELGPHGIRVNAVNPTVTLTPMGQMAWGDPARSAPMLARIPLGRFAQALDVAQAVAYLLSDAAAMVHGVMLPVDGGFLTS from the coding sequence ATGACCCAGCCCCCGGGAGCCGCCGCCACCTTCGACTTCTCCGGTCGCCGCGCGCTGGTCACGGGGGCCGGCAAGGGCATCGGGCGGGAGATCGTGGCCTTCCTGACCCGCTGCGGCGCGGACGTGGTGGCCCTCAGCCGCGACCAGGGCGACCTGGACAGCCTGAGCCGGGAGACCGGCTGCGTGGGGGTGGCGGTGGATCTCGGCAGCGCCGACGGGGCCCGCCGCGCCGCCAAGACCGCCGGGCCAGTCGACCTGCTGGTCAACAACGCCGGCATCGCCCTCCTGCAGCCCTTTCTGGACACCACGCCGGACGCCTTCGACCAGACCATGGCCGTGAACGTCCGCGCGGCACTCACGGTCAGTCAGGTGGTGGCGCGGGGCCTGATCCAGCGTGGCGCACCCGGCGCCATCGTGAACGTCTCCAGCCAGTCCTCGATGGTCGGCCTCCCCCTGCACGCCGCCTATTGCGCGTCCAAGGGGGCGCTCGACCAGCTCACCCGGGTGATGGCCATCGAACTCGGGCCGCACGGCATCCGCGTGAACGCCGTGAATCCGACGGTGACGCTCACACCCATGGGACAGATGGCCTGGGGCGACCCGGCCCGCAGCGCCCCGATGCTCGCGCGCATCCCGCTGGGGCGCTTCGCCCAGGCGCTGGACGTGGCCCAGGCGGTGGCCTACCTGCTCAGCGACGCGGCGGCGATGGTGCACGGCGTGATGCTGCCGGTGGATGGGGGCTTCCTGACGTCGTGA